The sequence TGAATTTCTCTCAGTCAAATGACTTAAGGATGTCATCTCAGCAGGTGAGGATtgatactaataaatttttagtgATTGCATCATTCCCTTTAACAAAATTCTGTTGGATAATCATAACACATATTGAATTCACTTGTGTAGTCAAAGGTCTTCAATTATGTTAGATAAGCAAAACAAAATGACTGAATTTACTTGTATTTTAGACTTTCATTGCTATTACAAATCCTGCGAAATCATCATCCACTGGACCAGGCAATGTTCCTGTGGGGAAGTCTCAAGTGAAATACAGGGATGGCAAAAGACCAGGTAATGCTGACAAAAAGAGGAAAGTTTGGGTGCCACCAGGAGCTGCAACCCCTGCTGGTGCATCAGATGTTTACAAGAAAGGCCTTTGAGTAACATAGAAGCTTGCgactccttttatttttatttttttttgtttcctgAAGTATAACTTCAAGATGAAATTTCAATGTCATCATTTTTTGTAAAGCATTGTCATGCAATGCCTATGTATACATGACACTGTCTTTTTGTAAAGCACTAACATCCAGTGCCTATTTTTGTAACGCATTGACCATCAGTGTATTAACTTACAGAAATTCTAGTGAAGTAGTGATTGTAGTATCAATTTCAACAAAGTTGGGTATATAAACTTCCTTTTTGCAATTTTTACACAGGTTTTATGAACCATCTTTTTTCCACTGAGTTTGCAGTTTCACTAAGTGTCTCATTGCTTTTTGCGCTTTCACtccattaaatatatatgtggagcatctttcacaaaattttacTCATTGCTTTTACCGGAAAAACATTCAATAGATGTATTGATTTAAATTCAATACTTTGTGAAACTCCAATTTGAGTGTTTCAATTTAATCAAAGTAGAACTCGCAGATGTTTCACAAACTCTAAACATCAAGATAATAtagccaaaaaaagaaaaaactcgCAAGACAACAACCACATCTACGCATTATATAAACTCAGATTATATAAACTTCCTTTTTGCAATTCTACTTTTGCAAAAAGGGAAGTTTCACTTGTTTATCTTAGTAATACACTCTCTGCAGATTATATAAACTTCCTTTTTGCAATTTTTACACATGTTTTATGAACCATCTTTTTTCCACTGAGTTTGCAGTTTCACTAAGTGTCTCATTGCTTTTGCAGTTTCACtccattaaatatatatatggagcaTCTTTCACAAAATTTGACTCATTGCTTTACCAGATAACATTCAATAGATGTATTGATTTAAATTCAATACTTTGTGAAACTCCAATTTGAGTGTTTCAATTTAATCAAAGTAGAACTGCAGATGTTTCACAAACTCTAAACATCAAGATAATATAgccgaaaaaagaaaaaactcgCAAGACAACAACCACATCTACAACATCAACAATCGAACAAATAATCCTTGATGCACATCCCCGCAAACCCATCATCAAAAATTacacaataaatacaaaaatataatcccTCAAGGCACCAAAAACAACATAATGAACAAATAACAAATCCACCAACTAATCCCTTTGTCTCCTCTGCCAGCAATCCCTCGTCGGTGACTTTAAGGACAAATCCATCTTGTTGCGACCACTCTTGCTCATCAGGAAGGAGATCGCAACCTTGCTCACCCTACATAACAGTGACAACGCTAGCGCGTCGCTCTTTCCCTTGTCGTGGTTGTCCACCATCTCCGGCCACTCTTCTCACCCTATCTCTGTGACAATGacgaagaggaagagaaatagagaaaagcatttagatttaatttgtgCTGAACTGGCAATTTGGGTGATGTGGTCTAATGTGGTAGATTGACGTGGCAGACACTTGGATTTCAAAGGCTGAGTGTGTAAAAACCGGCCTCCACATCAGCACATTTGGGCCGGAATTGTTTGGGTGGCCTGCCGGTGAAAGAGAATCATAGCTTGGTAACCGTTTTGATTTAAATCAAAGTTGGGATACCGAAAAGATACAAGGTCAAAGTTTGGGTACctcccaaaaaatttactccatTTAGTAGTATGTtagaaaagaattatattttataaagaaGAAGACTCCAACAGCCTAAAAACTTCTGGAACAATGAAGACACAGAGAACCTTTTGCTTTAACTTAAAATCTAAGCATTCCAAACTTTGCAATCAACCTGAATTTTTGGTTCTTCTTCCCCTCaagtgatttattatttattttaataaaaataaactttgcAATCAAATTTCCAATAATTGAacccaaattataaaatttatatttatcacaaacaatattaaacaataataaaattatgaaaatttacaAACTCAAATATCAATATTATCACACAAACAGAATAATCACAAGCTCAGCTGGATACATTAGATAACAAAGAGCTCTAAGAACATTATTGTGAATACTCTTGTTGATGCCTCAAACATTATCAGGACCTTCCTTGGTATGAATTTGAGTGACAGTAGAAGAAGAGTGAGGTTCCGGTCCGGTGATCCCCTGCGGCGGCGTTGGAGAGCCGTAAACCTGAGCGCCGACGCCGGTGCGCATGTCTTGCCGGCCTTTGGCTCTTCCGAGGAAGTAGCATCCAAAACCAAGTATGATTGCAAAGATGATCAGTGGCAAAGATATCACCACAACAAAACCCATTTTCCTTTCACTCACTTCTTTTTGTATGCAAATAGAATTTATATAATCACAAACTCACTTCTTTTTGTATGCAAATAGAATTTATATAATCACAAAGCCAATCAAAGAAAGTTCTCAAGTTTATgagaaaaaagatatatatatctagagagagagagagagagagagagagagagagagttttgaAAAGCAAAATTGGGGATTTAACGAGtggaaaagaaatataatggAGAAGAACTGAAGAGAATGAGAGAAGAAAGATGGGATGGTGATGTTTCTTATAGGAACAAGTTTTATATGCAATAAATGAAAGGTCTTCCAATTCGACCGTTGGACAACGGTCAGAATTCATttctattggttttttttttatggcttGAGAATTGGCTGGATACATCTATAAATAGCATAATTGATAATATTctcatcaaaaatcatttttatatgttctaattttatttttggtttttttttaacaaagataaGAAATGTTGCTTCATTAAGGGGTTGTTAAGGGACATGTATGTACAGTGGTGGTACATCTATTACAGTGGCTTATCAATCActtaaaaattcattaattcAG comes from Dioscorea cayenensis subsp. rotundata cultivar TDr96_F1 chromosome 15, TDr96_F1_v2_PseudoChromosome.rev07_lg8_w22 25.fasta, whole genome shotgun sequence and encodes:
- the LOC120277979 gene encoding uncharacterized protein LOC120277979; this translates as MGFVVVISLPLIIFAIILGFGCYFLGRAKGRQDMRTGVGAQVYGSPTPPQGITGPEPHSSSTVTQIHTKEGPDNV